Proteins from one Macrobrachium rosenbergii isolate ZJJX-2024 chromosome 14, ASM4041242v1, whole genome shotgun sequence genomic window:
- the Dim1 gene encoding thioredoxin-like protein 4A yields MSYMLQHLHNGWQVDQAILSEEDRVVVIRFGHDWDPTCMKMDEVLYNIAEKVKNFAVIYLVDITEVPDFNKMYELYDPCTCMFFFRNKHIMIDLGTGNNNKINWALEDKQEMMDILETLYRGARKGRGLVVSPKDYSTKYRY; encoded by the exons ATGTCTTATATGCTGCAGCATCTCCATAATGGCTGGCAAGTTGATCAGGCAATTCTCAGCGAAGAAGATAGAGTGGTT GTTATTCGCTTTGGTCATGATTGGGATCCAACGTGTATGAAGATGGATGAAGTTTTATACAACATAGCcgagaaagtgaaaaattttgcCGTTATCTACTTAGTAGATATAACTGAGGTACCTGACTTCAACAAGATGTACGAATTATACGACCCTTGTACCTGCATGTTCTTTTTCCGAAACAAGCACATCATGATTGATCTGGGTACTGGTAATAACAATAAGATCAACTGGGCTTTGGAGGACAAGCAAGAAATGATGGACATATTGGAGACACTATACCGTGGAGCGAGGAAGGGACGAGGTCTAGTTGTATCTCCTAAAGATTATTCTACCAAGTACAGATATTAA
- the MESR6 gene encoding UPF0489 protein C5orf22 homolog isoform X1, which produces MSLWFLEDYRYMEAHWREQTNPTRTRNGVGENITKVAGPLVKIKMSIIKKYPQLPVHIVEDHNDALYHILRAVGSKHLPFNNNLLIHFDSHPDLLIPSELKASEVYDIPVMLPKLSIENWILVAAFAGQISSIVWMKPPWSNQIENGDYSFYIGRKKNTDSIRVSCPILYFVAEMLYSKKEDLEDEKEVLLLVRTLDYETNDNLEKDILDLVKKHGEYYILDIDLDFFTTMNPFLDMHPKVEMYSRLREIYSFDFTATQEDEVIDAQNKRCNQITDLKNIFMKLQELKDINEIEKRLSSLCESIKEPAKQKSIVNLIEDLCHEYGSEVDWELVHDAGCTCDDRLHELPHHISTNEEIDSLMASTRKLITSFPSPTIITLARSSLDDYCPPNQVNKVQEVLCEFLRKSFDIECKLHYKNGQ; this is translated from the coding sequence aaCAAGGAATGGGGTTGGTGAAAACATTACTAAGGTTGCAGGTCCTCTAGTCAAGATTAAGATGTCCATCATTAAGAAGTACCCTCAGTTGCCAGTCCATATAGTGGAAGACCACAATGATGCCCTGTATCACATACTACGGGCTGTAGGTTCTAAGCATCTCCCATTTAATAATAACCTGCTCATACATTTTGATTCCCACCCTGACTTGCTCATTCCCTCAGAGCTCAAAGCTTCCGAGGTGTATGACATTCCTGTGATGTTACCTAAGTTAAGCATTGAAAACTGGATTCTTGTTGCTGCTTTTGCTGGTCAAATCTCGTCAATTGTATGGATGAAACCACCATGGTCGAATCAGATAGAAAATGGAGactattctttttatataggaAGAAAAAAGAACACGGATAGTATTCGAGTTTCATGTCCTATTTTGTATTTCGTTGCTGAGATGCTTTATAGTAAGAAAGAAGACCTCGAAGATGAAAAAGAAGTCTTACTGTTGGTTCGAACTTTAGATTATGAGACAAATGACAATTTAGAGAAAGATATATTAGATTTGGTAAAGAAGCATGGGGAatattatattttggatattgATCTAGATTTTTTTACCACTATGAACCCTTTTCTTGATATGCATCCCAAAGTAGAAATGTACAGTAGACTTCGAGAAatatatagttttgattttactgcCACACAAGAAGATGAAGTAATTGATgctcagaataaaagatgtaaCCAAATAAcagatttgaaaaatatatttatgaaattacaagaattaaaggatattaatgaaattgaaaaaaggtTGTCAAGCTTATGTGAATCAATTAAGGAACCTGCTAAGCAGAAGTCTATTGTCAACCTCATTGAAGATTTGTGCCATGAGTATGGATCAGAAGTAGACTGGGAACTTGTGCATGATGCTGGATGTACCTGTGATGATCGCTTACATGAACTCCCCCACCATATATCTACCAATGAAGAGATTGATTCTTTGATGGCCAGTACCCGAAAACTTATTACCTCATTTCCATCTCCAACAATTATCACTTTAGCCCGATCGAGCTTAGATGATTATTGTCCACCTAACCAAGTCAATAAAGTTCAGGAAGTTTTGtgtgaatttttgagaaaaagttTTGATATAGAATgtaaattacattataaaaatggTCAGTAA
- the MESR6 gene encoding UPF0489 protein C5orf22 homolog isoform X2, whose translation MSIIKKYPQLPVHIVEDHNDALYHILRAVGSKHLPFNNNLLIHFDSHPDLLIPSELKASEVYDIPVMLPKLSIENWILVAAFAGQISSIVWMKPPWSNQIENGDYSFYIGRKKNTDSIRVSCPILYFVAEMLYSKKEDLEDEKEVLLLVRTLDYETNDNLEKDILDLVKKHGEYYILDIDLDFFTTMNPFLDMHPKVEMYSRLREIYSFDFTATQEDEVIDAQNKRCNQITDLKNIFMKLQELKDINEIEKRLSSLCESIKEPAKQKSIVNLIEDLCHEYGSEVDWELVHDAGCTCDDRLHELPHHISTNEEIDSLMASTRKLITSFPSPTIITLARSSLDDYCPPNQVNKVQEVLCEFLRKSFDIECKLHYKNGQ comes from the coding sequence ATGTCCATCATTAAGAAGTACCCTCAGTTGCCAGTCCATATAGTGGAAGACCACAATGATGCCCTGTATCACATACTACGGGCTGTAGGTTCTAAGCATCTCCCATTTAATAATAACCTGCTCATACATTTTGATTCCCACCCTGACTTGCTCATTCCCTCAGAGCTCAAAGCTTCCGAGGTGTATGACATTCCTGTGATGTTACCTAAGTTAAGCATTGAAAACTGGATTCTTGTTGCTGCTTTTGCTGGTCAAATCTCGTCAATTGTATGGATGAAACCACCATGGTCGAATCAGATAGAAAATGGAGactattctttttatataggaAGAAAAAAGAACACGGATAGTATTCGAGTTTCATGTCCTATTTTGTATTTCGTTGCTGAGATGCTTTATAGTAAGAAAGAAGACCTCGAAGATGAAAAAGAAGTCTTACTGTTGGTTCGAACTTTAGATTATGAGACAAATGACAATTTAGAGAAAGATATATTAGATTTGGTAAAGAAGCATGGGGAatattatattttggatattgATCTAGATTTTTTTACCACTATGAACCCTTTTCTTGATATGCATCCCAAAGTAGAAATGTACAGTAGACTTCGAGAAatatatagttttgattttactgcCACACAAGAAGATGAAGTAATTGATgctcagaataaaagatgtaaCCAAATAAcagatttgaaaaatatatttatgaaattacaagaattaaaggatattaatgaaattgaaaaaaggtTGTCAAGCTTATGTGAATCAATTAAGGAACCTGCTAAGCAGAAGTCTATTGTCAACCTCATTGAAGATTTGTGCCATGAGTATGGATCAGAAGTAGACTGGGAACTTGTGCATGATGCTGGATGTACCTGTGATGATCGCTTACATGAACTCCCCCACCATATATCTACCAATGAAGAGATTGATTCTTTGATGGCCAGTACCCGAAAACTTATTACCTCATTTCCATCTCCAACAATTATCACTTTAGCCCGATCGAGCTTAGATGATTATTGTCCACCTAACCAAGTCAATAAAGTTCAGGAAGTTTTGtgtgaatttttgagaaaaagttTTGATATAGAATgtaaattacattataaaaatggTCAGTAA